Genomic window (Achromobacter sp. B7):
GCCTATGCGTTTTCGCGCTATCGCTTCATCGGCGACAAGCACGTGTTCTTCTGGCTGCTGACCAACCGCATGACGCCGCCCGCCGTGTTCCTGTTGCCGTTCTTCCAGCTGTACAGCTCGTTCGGGCTGATGGACACGCACCTGGCCGTGGCGCTGGCGCACCTGGTGTTCAACGTGCCGCTGGCGGTGTGGATCCTGGAAGGCTTCATGTCCGGCGTACCGCGTGAAATCGACGAAACCGCCTATGTGGACGGCTATTCCTTCCCGCGCTTTTTCCTGACGATCTTCCTGCCGCTGATCAAGTCCGGCGTGGGCGTGGCGGCGTTTTTCTGCTTCATGTTCAGCTGGGTGGAATTGCTGTTGGCGCGCACGCTGACCTCGGTCAACGCCAAGCCCATCGTGGCCACCATGACGCGCACCGTGTCCGCCTCGGGCATGGACTGGGGCGTGCTGGCGGCAGCGGGTGTGCTGACCATCGTGCCGGGGGGCATCGTCATCTGGTTCGTGCGCCACTACATCGCGAAGGGTTTCGCGATGGGCCGCGTGTAGAAGGGGGCCGCCATGTTCAGCTGGATGGTTTGGACCACCCCCGTCGCCGTGTTCTTTTCCTGCATCGTGCTGATGCTGGTGGGCATGACGGTGTGGGAATTGAAATCGCCCACGGTCGAACGCAAGGGCTTTCTGCCGCTGCGCACCACACGTGGCGACAGGCTGTTTATCGGCCTGATGGCCGCGGCCTGGCTGAACCTGGCGTTCCTGGGGTTTGGCCAAAAGGCGGTGGAATGGTTTTCGCTGGATGAGCCGCCATCGGTGTGGATCAGCTTTGTGGCGTCCATGCTGTTGCTGGCATTCATCATGAGAAAAGGCTGAAGGGGCGCACCGACCCCTGCCGAATCGGGATGGAAGGTTTTGAAGGACTACGGGCCCGCATCTTCCCCGGCCAGAGGTCCGCAGCAGAACATAAGGGGAAGGGTATTCGAGGAGACAGGTCATGAAATTGCGCATGCACGCCATGGCGGCCGCTATCGCCCTGATCGGAACATCAGGGGCTTGGGCCGGCGAGCCGGAAGCGAAGAAGTGGGTGGATTCCGAGTTCCAGCCTTCCACGCTGTCCAAAGACCAGCAGATGGCCGAAATGAAGTGGTTCATGGACGCGGCGGCCAAGCTTCGTGCCAAGGGCGTCAACGAGATCAGCGTGGTGTCGGAAACCATCACCACGCACGAGTACGAATCCAAGACGCTGGCCAAGGCGTTCAGTGAAATCACCGGCATCAAGGTCAACC
Coding sequences:
- a CDS encoding carbohydrate ABC transporter permease, with the translated sequence MRDSSTWWRSAFLLLYLVFAILPLYWMLNMSFKTNTEIVSTLTLWPRDFTFEHYRTIFTDPAWYSGYINSLIYVVINTVISLAVALPAAYAFSRYRFIGDKHVFFWLLTNRMTPPAVFLLPFFQLYSSFGLMDTHLAVALAHLVFNVPLAVWILEGFMSGVPREIDETAYVDGYSFPRFFLTIFLPLIKSGVGVAAFFCFMFSWVELLLARTLTSVNAKPIVATMTRTVSASGMDWGVLAAAGVLTIVPGGIVIWFVRHYIAKGFAMGRV
- a CDS encoding DUF2160 domain-containing protein; protein product: MFSWMVWTTPVAVFFSCIVLMLVGMTVWELKSPTVERKGFLPLRTTRGDRLFIGLMAAAWLNLAFLGFGQKAVEWFSLDEPPSVWISFVASMLLLAFIMRKG